The Methanohalophilus portucalensis genome window below encodes:
- the tuf gene encoding translation elongation factor EF-1 subunit alpha, producing MADKPHMNLAVIGHIDHGKSTLVGRLMYETGAIPQHIIDKFREEAKEKGKESFAFAWVMDSLKEERERGITIDIAHKRFDTDKYYFTIVDCPGHRDFVKNMITGASQADAAVLVVAATDGVMAQTKEHVFLSRTLGINQLIIAVNKMDATDYSEDKYNQVKKDVSELLGMVGFKAADVPFIPTSAFEGDNISKNSSNTPWYNGPTILECLNNLQLPEAPDDLPLRVPVQDAYTISGIGTVPVGRVETGVMKKGQMVTFMPSGASGEVKSIEMHHEEANEARPGDNIGWNVRGVGKADVRRGDVCGESKNPPTVADEFTGQVVVLQHPSAVTIGYTPVFHCHTTQTACTLMSIDKKLDPKSGQVKEENPTFIKAGDAAIITVKPTRPMVIEPVKEIPQLGRFAIRDMGMTIAAGMCMSVKEKK from the coding sequence ATGGCAGACAAACCACATATGAACTTAGCAGTTATCGGTCACATCGACCACGGAAAGTCCACTCTTGTCGGTAGGCTTATGTACGAAACCGGTGCTATCCCACAGCACATTATCGACAAATTCAGAGAAGAAGCAAAAGAGAAAGGAAAAGAATCCTTTGCCTTCGCATGGGTGATGGACTCTCTCAAAGAAGAACGTGAGAGGGGTATCACTATTGATATCGCTCACAAGAGGTTTGACACCGACAAGTACTACTTTACAATCGTGGATTGTCCAGGTCACCGTGACTTCGTTAAGAACATGATCACCGGTGCATCCCAGGCAGATGCCGCAGTCCTTGTGGTAGCAGCAACAGACGGTGTAATGGCACAGACAAAGGAACACGTTTTCCTTTCCAGAACCCTCGGTATCAATCAGCTCATTATCGCTGTCAATAAGATGGATGCAACTGACTACAGTGAGGACAAGTACAACCAGGTCAAAAAGGACGTATCCGAACTTCTGGGTATGGTTGGTTTCAAGGCTGCAGATGTCCCATTCATTCCAACTTCTGCCTTTGAAGGTGACAATATATCTAAGAACAGTTCCAACACTCCATGGTACAACGGTCCAACTATCCTCGAGTGCCTGAACAATCTGCAACTTCCAGAAGCTCCAGATGATCTGCCTCTCCGTGTACCTGTACAGGATGCATACACAATTTCCGGTATCGGTACAGTACCTGTAGGTCGTGTAGAAACCGGTGTAATGAAGAAAGGCCAGATGGTCACTTTCATGCCAAGTGGAGCAAGCGGTGAAGTAAAGTCAATTGAGATGCACCACGAAGAAGCAAACGAAGCCAGACCCGGTGACAATATCGGATGGAACGTCAGAGGTGTCGGTAAAGCCGATGTCAGGCGTGGGGATGTCTGTGGTGAATCCAAGAATCCACCAACAGTCGCTGATGAATTCACAGGTCAGGTTGTTGTTCTGCAACATCCATCCGCAGTCACAATCGGTTACACACCTGTATTCCACTGCCACACAACCCAGACTGCCTGTACACTGATGTCCATTGACAAGAAACTGGATCCAAAATCCGGTCAGGTCAAAGAAGAAAACCCAACCTTCATCAAGGCTGGTGACGCAGCAATCATAACAGTC
- a CDS encoding 50S ribosomal protein L30e, which yields MDINVDKALLKVIRTGDVVVGANRTIDVATNGDAKMVVVSANCPAYIREKIEETDLPVLKYAGSSMDLGTVCGKPYTITAMAIVDAGESDIIGLV from the coding sequence ATGGATATTAATGTTGATAAGGCATTGCTGAAAGTCATTAGGACAGGAGATGTTGTGGTCGGGGCAAACAGGACCATTGATGTAGCTACAAACGGAGATGCAAAAATGGTAGTAGTCTCTGCAAACTGCCCGGCATACATCAGGGAAAAGATCGAGGAAACAGATTTACCAGTACTTAAATACGCAGGTTCAAGTATGGATCTTGGAACTGTTTGTGGTAAACCGTACACTATCACCGCCATGGCAATCGTTGATGCTGGTGAATCTGATATTATAGGATTAGTTTAA
- a CDS encoding NusA-like transcription termination signal-binding factor, whose translation MSDIKLSTDAIRYIALFESMTGAPIKDCLIDDDRIICVVNNGDMGAAIGKHGDNINRFKKAVDKHVDLIEYSDDPVTFIKNAFGTIPTKSVEISDKNDKKVAYVEVSSMNKGLAIGKSGRNIDKIKRIVNRHHDIEDLILQ comes from the coding sequence TTGAGTGATATCAAACTTTCAACAGATGCTATCAGATATATAGCCCTGTTTGAAAGTATGACCGGGGCGCCCATTAAGGATTGTCTTATAGACGATGATCGAATTATCTGCGTGGTCAACAATGGCGATATGGGTGCTGCAATCGGGAAGCATGGAGATAATATTAACCGCTTCAAAAAAGCAGTCGACAAGCACGTGGATTTAATAGAGTATTCCGATGATCCGGTAACCTTCATCAAGAACGCATTTGGCACGATTCCTACAAAATCTGTAGAAATCAGCGATAAAAACGATAAAAAGGTTGCCTATGTTGAGGTTTCCAGTATGAATAAAGGTCTGGCTATCGGGAAAAGCGGTCGAAATATTGATAAGATAAAAAGGATTGTAAACCGTCATCATGATATCGAAGATTTAATATTACAATAA
- a CDS encoding DNA-directed RNA polymerase subunit A' has protein sequence MDNTIPSIPQRIGAIRFGLLSPREIRKMSVTSIITADTYDDDGYPIDMGLMDLRLGVIDPGLKCKTCGGRAGECPGHFGHIELVAPVLHVGFNKIIRKVLRSTCRNCSHLLLEDKQKKAYINQFAKLDVMSHLPDDLINNVFKEARKTKICPYCGEEQLEIKFEKPSDYIENDYKLTPTEIRDRLEHIPDDDLKVMGMDPVSARPEWMVLTVLAVPPVTVRPSITLESGQRSEDDLTHKLVDIIRINQRFQENRDAGAPQLIIEDLWELLQYHLTTFFDNEVSGVPPARHRSGRPLKTLTQRLKGKEGRFRGSLSGKRVNFSARTVVSPDPNLSINEVGVPYAIARQMTIPVRIISRNLEMMRAYVARGGETHPGANYVFREDGRRLKITESNKEELAEKLEPGWTVERQMQDGDIVLFNRQPSLHKMSIMAHKVKVLPNKTFKLNPSVCPPYNADFDGDEMNMHVLQTEESRAEASILMQVQENILSPRFGGPIIGGIHDHISGMFLLTRNEKMISKNDALELLRKSEVRELPEPAGYNDAGDPFWTGKQIFSQILPNDLNLEFKANVCFKCDVCKGRDCEYDSYVVVENGELVAGTIDEKAIGAFKGKILDSIVKRYGSTKAAQFVDDVTRLAIRGVMRTGLSFGISDEDIPREARRNIDEELERAENEVAELIQAYEAKELEPLPGRTLAETIELKIMQSLGKARDHTGTIAGNHLGLENSAVIMAKSGARGSMLNLTQMAACVGQQAVRGERIRRGYEGRTLPHFDRGDLGADAHGFVKSSYKSGLNPTEYFFHAVGGREGLVDTAVRTSQSGYLQRRLVNALQDLEVQYDRSVRETRGVIVQFKYGEDGIDSTKSDYNSEDTVHNIVSSVTGKEVK, from the coding sequence ATGGATAATACTATACCCTCTATTCCCCAGAGAATTGGTGCAATCAGATTCGGTCTCCTGTCTCCACGGGAAATCCGTAAAATGAGTGTTACTTCTATTATTACTGCTGACACATATGATGACGATGGTTATCCGATTGACATGGGTTTAATGGACCTTAGACTGGGTGTTATAGATCCGGGTCTGAAGTGCAAGACCTGTGGAGGCAGAGCCGGTGAATGTCCGGGCCACTTCGGTCATATTGAACTTGTGGCACCGGTACTCCATGTAGGATTTAATAAGATAATAAGAAAAGTACTACGTTCGACCTGTCGTAACTGCAGCCATCTTCTTCTTGAGGACAAACAAAAAAAGGCCTATATTAATCAGTTTGCCAAACTGGATGTGATGAGTCACCTGCCTGATGATCTGATTAATAATGTATTCAAGGAAGCACGAAAGACCAAGATTTGCCCTTATTGTGGTGAAGAGCAACTTGAGATAAAATTCGAAAAACCCTCGGACTACATAGAGAATGATTACAAGTTGACACCTACTGAAATCCGTGATCGTCTTGAACATATCCCGGATGATGACCTGAAGGTCATGGGTATGGATCCTGTTTCTGCAAGACCTGAATGGATGGTTCTTACAGTGCTAGCAGTTCCTCCTGTAACAGTTCGTCCTTCTATCACTCTGGAATCAGGTCAGCGTAGTGAAGATGATCTAACTCACAAACTTGTGGATATTATTCGTATAAATCAGCGTTTTCAGGAAAATCGTGATGCAGGTGCACCACAACTTATTATAGAGGATCTCTGGGAACTGTTGCAGTATCACCTTACTACGTTCTTTGACAACGAAGTTTCAGGTGTCCCTCCGGCAAGACACAGGTCTGGTCGTCCCCTAAAGACTCTTACACAGCGTCTTAAAGGAAAGGAAGGTCGTTTCAGGGGAAGTCTTTCCGGTAAACGTGTGAATTTCTCTGCACGTACGGTTGTATCTCCGGATCCCAACCTTAGTATCAATGAGGTGGGTGTACCCTATGCAATTGCCAGGCAAATGACAATTCCTGTAAGGATTATCTCCAGAAACCTTGAAATGATGCGTGCATATGTTGCAAGAGGGGGAGAAACTCATCCTGGTGCTAATTATGTATTCCGTGAAGATGGTCGCAGACTCAAGATCACTGAATCCAACAAGGAAGAACTTGCTGAAAAACTTGAACCTGGCTGGACAGTTGAAAGGCAGATGCAGGATGGGGACATTGTTCTCTTTAACAGGCAGCCTTCTCTTCATAAAATGAGTATAATGGCACATAAGGTCAAGGTTTTGCCAAATAAGACGTTCAAACTTAATCCGTCTGTCTGTCCTCCTTACAATGCGGACTTTGACGGCGATGAAATGAATATGCACGTTCTGCAGACGGAAGAATCCCGCGCAGAAGCAAGCATTTTGATGCAGGTTCAGGAAAATATCCTGTCTCCTCGTTTTGGCGGTCCTATCATAGGTGGTATTCATGACCATATTTCAGGTATGTTCCTGCTGACGCGTAATGAAAAGATGATCAGTAAGAACGATGCTCTGGAACTTTTACGTAAATCAGAAGTACGTGAGCTTCCGGAGCCTGCAGGTTATAATGATGCAGGAGATCCTTTCTGGACTGGTAAACAAATTTTCAGCCAGATTCTTCCAAATGATCTCAATCTTGAATTTAAAGCCAATGTATGTTTCAAGTGTGATGTATGCAAGGGCAGGGATTGTGAGTATGATTCTTATGTGGTGGTTGAAAATGGTGAACTGGTGGCCGGAACTATCGATGAGAAAGCAATCGGTGCCTTTAAGGGCAAGATACTTGACTCCATTGTGAAAAGATATGGTTCAACGAAGGCTGCTCAGTTTGTGGACGATGTGACCCGGCTTGCGATTCGTGGTGTGATGCGTACGGGCCTTAGTTTCGGTATTAGTGATGAGGACATTCCTCGTGAAGCAAGACGGAATATCGATGAGGAACTGGAGCGTGCTGAAAACGAAGTTGCAGAACTTATTCAAGCTTATGAAGCAAAAGAACTTGAACCCCTCCCGGGTCGAACTCTCGCTGAAACCATCGAGCTTAAGATCATGCAATCTCTGGGTAAGGCGAGGGATCATACCGGTACCATTGCAGGAAACCATCTGGGTCTGGAAAATTCTGCTGTGATTATGGCAAAATCCGGTGCACGTGGTTCCATGCTGAACCTGACACAGATGGCAGCCTGTGTGGGTCAGCAGGCTGTGCGTGGTGAGCGTATCAGGAGAGGCTATGAAGGCCGTACACTGCCACACTTTGATAGAGGTGACCTTGGTGCAGATGCACATGGTTTCGTAAAGTCCAGTTATAAGAGTGGCTTAAACCCTACGGAATACTTCTTCCATGCAGTGGGAGGTAGAGAAGGTCTTGTTGATACTGCGGTGCGTACATCCCAGTCCGGTTATCTTCAGCGTCGTCTTGTAAACGCTCTTCAGGATCTCGAAGTACAATATGATCGATCGGTACGTGAAACACGTGGTGTTATTGTACAATTTAAGTACGGAGAGGATGGTATAGATTCCACCAAGAGCGATTATAACAGTGAGGATACGGTACATAACATAGTAAGTTCTGTTACTGGTAAGGAGGTGAAATAA
- a CDS encoding 30S ribosomal protein S7, whose translation MNKLFGKWDMTEVEVADPGLRRYVNVDPIAIPNTGGRHARQQFNKSDLSIVERLITSLMRGEENTGQKQCTMTAVKEAFDIIHSKTDKNPVQVLVEAISHTGPREEVVRLKYGGISVPKAVDTAPQRRVDSALRYIAMGTKQTAFKSKRSFASCLATELIAASNGDAKCFSVNRKDAKERVAKAAR comes from the coding sequence ATGAATAAATTATTCGGTAAATGGGATATGACTGAGGTTGAAGTTGCCGATCCCGGTCTCAGAAGGTATGTGAATGTCGATCCAATTGCAATCCCCAACACGGGTGGCAGGCACGCAAGACAGCAGTTCAATAAGTCCGATCTTTCAATTGTTGAAAGACTTATTACCAGTCTGATGCGTGGAGAGGAGAATACAGGTCAGAAGCAGTGCACAATGACTGCTGTAAAGGAAGCTTTTGATATTATCCATTCCAAAACGGACAAAAATCCTGTTCAGGTACTTGTTGAGGCAATTTCCCATACTGGTCCAAGGGAAGAGGTAGTACGTCTTAAATACGGTGGAATCTCTGTACCAAAAGCTGTGGATACCGCTCCTCAGAGAAGAGTAGACTCTGCACTGAGGTATATTGCTATGGGTACCAAGCAGACAGCTTTCAAATCCAAACGTTCATTTGCCAGCTGCCTTGCGACAGAACTTATCGCAGCATCAAACGGGGATGCAAAGTGCTTCTCTGTGAACAGGAAAGATGCAAAAGAAAGGGTTGCAAAGGCTGCACGTTAA
- the rpoA2 gene encoding DNA-directed RNA polymerase subunit A'' produces the protein MVKDLPLPSDVKQTLISDSVKASVNKKQMEEIIEKLLETYDKSCVEPCEAVGVISAQSIGEPGTQMTMRTFHYAGVAEINVTLGLPRLIEIVDARKRPSTPMMTVHLDKEYLEDRDFANKIAWMIEATHVEHLADVTTDLSNMQLVIDLNEKAMNKREVGIESVMEKLEHGLGVSVVQASEVSNQLLIKLKEPSYRELLQLAKKINTITLKGIDGIKRVVVRKEDGEYRLYTEGSELKKVLEIDGIDPTRTSTNNIGEIYEVFGIEAARNAIIKEATDTLREQGLEVDVRHIMLVADIMSCDGEVKQIGRHGISGEKASVFARAAFEVTVNHLLDAGLRGEVDELSGVTENIIVGQPIKLGTGDVHLVSRNPLQG, from the coding sequence ATGGTCAAGGACTTACCTCTTCCCAGTGATGTAAAGCAGACTCTTATTAGTGATTCGGTTAAAGCGAGTGTAAATAAGAAACAGATGGAGGAGATTATTGAAAAACTCCTGGAAACTTATGATAAATCCTGCGTGGAACCCTGTGAAGCTGTAGGTGTTATTTCTGCACAATCGATTGGTGAGCCAGGTACACAGATGACAATGCGTACTTTCCACTATGCTGGTGTGGCTGAGATCAATGTTACACTGGGTTTGCCCAGGTTGATTGAGATTGTTGATGCACGTAAACGTCCCAGTACACCAATGATGACCGTCCATCTTGACAAAGAGTATCTCGAAGACAGGGATTTTGCAAACAAGATTGCCTGGATGATTGAAGCTACACATGTTGAGCACCTTGCCGATGTCACTACTGATCTTTCTAACATGCAGCTTGTTATTGATTTGAATGAAAAGGCTATGAATAAAAGGGAAGTAGGTATTGAATCGGTAATGGAGAAACTTGAGCATGGTCTTGGTGTTTCCGTTGTTCAGGCCAGTGAAGTTTCCAACCAGCTTCTTATAAAACTGAAAGAACCCTCCTATCGTGAGCTATTACAGCTTGCAAAGAAGATCAATACCATTACATTGAAGGGTATTGATGGCATCAAGAGAGTAGTTGTCAGAAAAGAGGATGGTGAATACAGGCTCTATACAGAAGGTTCCGAACTCAAGAAAGTTCTTGAGATTGATGGTATAGATCCCACAAGGACAAGCACCAATAACATCGGGGAAATCTATGAGGTCTTTGGAATCGAAGCTGCAAGAAATGCAATAATCAAAGAGGCTACGGATACCCTGCGTGAACAGGGTCTTGAAGTTGATGTGAGGCATATTATGTTGGTGGCGGATATAATGTCCTGTGACGGTGAAGTAAAACAGATAGGTCGTCATGGAATATCCGGTGAAAAAGCCAGTGTGTTTGCACGTGCAGCGTTCGAAGTAACTGTAAATCATTTGCTTGATGCAGGTTTGCGTGGAGAGGTTGATGAATTGAGTGGTGTTACTGAGAATATTATTGTCGGCCAGCCAATCAAACTCGGAACAGGAGATGTTCATCTCGTTTCCAGAAATCCTCTACAGGGATGA
- a CDS encoding elongation factor EF-2: protein MGRRKKMVERVKALMSNPDMIRNIGIVAHIDHGKTTLSDNLLAGAGMISQDLAGRQLFMDSDEEEQERGITIDSANVSMVHEYDNNEYLINLIDTPGHVDFGGDVTRAMRAVDGAVVVIDAVEGTMPQTETVLRQALKEHVRPVLFINKVDRLINELQEGGQEMQMRLGKLIDLVNKLIKGMNEERYKAGWKVDAAGGTVAFGSALYNWAISVPMMQKTGVSFNDVYEYCRNEDMKTLAEKCPLHEAVNDMVIRHLPSPIEAQEGRVGAIWHGDKTSEIGKSMKDADANGDIAFMVTDIAMDPHAGEVATGRLFSGSLTRGMEVNVSGTTVKNRIQQVGVFMGPERLEVEKIPAGNIAAVTGLKDAIVGSTVTTLEDMMPFESIQHASEPVVTVAVEAKHMKDLPKLVEVLRQVAKEDPTLQIKLDEETGEHLLAGMGELHLEVIGHRIERDKGVEITTTPPIVVYRESVKSHAGPVEGKSPNRHNRFYIEIEPLDPEIIKLIKDGEINMRMPELERRELLMNAGMSKEEAKGLVDIYESNIFLDMTKGIQYLNETMELILEGFTEVMKEGPLAREPCMGVKVKLMDAKLHEDAVHRGPAQVIPASRQAIQASMLLAGDVLFEPYQKVFIQVPQEQMGGATKEIQGRRGIIVNMTSEGDTTVIESKAPVSELFGFAGDIRSATEGRAMWSTEFAGFDSLPANMVAEIVNEIRERKGLKAGVPQPEDFLSM from the coding sequence ATGGGACGAAGGAAAAAAATGGTAGAGCGTGTTAAAGCGCTTATGAGTAATCCCGATATGATCCGAAATATCGGTATTGTAGCACACATCGATCATGGTAAAACCACTTTATCAGATAATCTTCTGGCAGGTGCAGGGATGATTTCCCAGGACCTCGCTGGAAGGCAACTTTTCATGGACTCTGATGAGGAAGAACAGGAAAGAGGTATTACCATTGATTCAGCTAACGTTTCAATGGTGCACGAATATGATAACAATGAATACCTCATTAACCTCATAGACACCCCGGGTCACGTTGACTTCGGTGGCGATGTTACACGTGCCATGCGTGCAGTGGATGGTGCTGTTGTTGTAATAGATGCTGTTGAAGGCACAATGCCACAGACTGAGACTGTTCTGAGGCAGGCACTTAAGGAACACGTAAGACCTGTACTTTTCATTAACAAAGTTGATCGCCTGATTAATGAACTTCAGGAAGGCGGACAGGAGATGCAGATGCGTCTCGGGAAGCTTATTGATCTTGTTAACAAACTCATCAAAGGTATGAATGAGGAACGTTATAAGGCCGGCTGGAAAGTCGATGCTGCAGGCGGTACTGTTGCATTCGGTTCAGCTCTTTACAACTGGGCAATCAGTGTTCCAATGATGCAGAAGACCGGTGTAAGTTTCAATGACGTTTATGAATACTGCCGCAATGAAGATATGAAGACACTTGCTGAAAAATGTCCTCTCCATGAAGCAGTCAACGATATGGTAATCAGGCACCTTCCAAGTCCGATCGAGGCACAGGAAGGACGTGTCGGTGCCATCTGGCATGGCGATAAGACTTCTGAAATAGGCAAGTCAATGAAAGATGCCGATGCAAATGGAGATATTGCTTTCATGGTTACCGATATTGCAATGGATCCACATGCAGGTGAAGTTGCTACAGGAAGGCTCTTTAGTGGCTCCTTAACAAGGGGTATGGAAGTTAACGTTTCAGGAACAACCGTCAAAAACAGAATCCAGCAGGTTGGTGTGTTTATGGGTCCTGAAAGGTTGGAAGTGGAAAAGATTCCCGCAGGCAACATTGCTGCTGTAACTGGTCTCAAAGATGCTATCGTAGGTTCTACTGTCACAACCCTGGAAGATATGATGCCATTTGAAAGCATCCAGCATGCAAGTGAACCTGTAGTAACAGTGGCTGTTGAAGCCAAACATATGAAGGATCTTCCAAAATTGGTAGAGGTCTTGCGTCAGGTAGCTAAAGAGGATCCAACTCTTCAAATAAAACTTGACGAAGAAACCGGTGAGCATCTTCTTGCAGGAATGGGTGAGTTACACCTTGAAGTCATAGGTCACAGGATTGAACGTGATAAGGGTGTAGAAATCACTACCACCCCTCCAATCGTTGTTTACCGTGAATCTGTAAAATCTCATGCAGGTCCTGTTGAAGGAAAGTCCCCTAACAGGCATAACAGGTTCTATATCGAGATTGAGCCACTTGACCCTGAAATCATCAAGCTTATCAAGGACGGCGAAATCAACATGAGGATGCCCGAGCTTGAAAGAAGGGAACTGCTTATGAATGCCGGTATGAGCAAGGAAGAGGCCAAAGGCCTTGTGGATATTTATGAAAGCAATATCTTCCTTGACATGACCAAGGGTATTCAGTACCTGAACGAAACAATGGAATTGATTCTTGAAGGTTTCACAGAGGTTATGAAAGAAGGTCCTCTTGCCAGGGAACCATGCATGGGTGTAAAAGTCAAACTCATGGATGCCAAACTTCACGAAGATGCTGTCCACCGTGGTCCTGCACAGGTAATTCCTGCATCAAGACAGGCTATTCAGGCATCAATGCTTCTGGCAGGAGATGTTCTCTTCGAACCGTACCAGAAAGTATTTATCCAGGTGCCACAGGAACAGATGGGCGGCGCAACCAAAGAAATACAGGGTCGCCGTGGAATCATAGTGAATATGACATCTGAAGGTGACACTACAGTGATCGAATCCAAGGCTCCGGTATCAGAGCTTTTCGGTTTTGCAGGTGACATACGTTCTGCAACCGAAGGTCGTGCCATGTGGAGTACTGAATTTGCAGGATTCGACTCTCTGCCTGCCAATATGGTTGCAGAGATTGTGAACGAGATAAGAGAAAGGAAAGGTCTCAAGGCAGGCGTACCACAGCCTGAAGATTTCCTTAGTATGTGA
- a CDS encoding 30S ribosomal protein S12 — protein MTNGKYAAHKLKAARKNARWKDTRYSRRTLGLNVKSDPLSGAPQGRGIVLEKVGIEAKQPNSAIRKCVRIQLIKNGRQATAFCPGDGAINFIDEHDEITVERIGGRMGGAKGDIPGVRFKVTAVNNVSLNEMVIGKKEKPRR, from the coding sequence ATGACAAATGGAAAATATGCAGCTCATAAACTTAAAGCGGCACGTAAAAATGCAAGGTGGAAAGATACTCGTTACAGCAGGCGAACCCTTGGACTTAATGTAAAGTCTGATCCTTTATCAGGAGCTCCTCAGGGGCGCGGTATTGTGCTGGAAAAGGTAGGTATTGAAGCCAAACAGCCCAACTCTGCAATCAGGAAATGTGTAAGGATTCAATTGATCAAGAACGGTAGGCAGGCTACTGCTTTCTGTCCCGGGGACGGTGCCATCAATTTCATTGATGAACATGACGAAATAACAGTGGAAAGAATTGGTGGACGCATGGGTGGTGCAAAGGGTGATATTCCCGGTGTGCGCTTTAAGGTCACAGCTGTTAATAACGTAAGTTTGAATGAGATGGTCATCGGCAAAAAGGAGAAGCCAAGGAGATAA